The Mucilaginibacter mallensis genome has a segment encoding these proteins:
- a CDS encoding SusC/RagA family TonB-linked outer membrane protein — protein sequence MSKILLFLMLCCIFQFSLNPAYAQNTAVRSGQVKDSNGKPLAGATVSEKGIVNNGVITDEAGNFRITLKGNSNTIIISCISYKRQEIKIGTTPEIIFMQSDDRALNDVVVVGYQSQKRRDVTAAVSSLKGSVIADIPESSFDNMLQGRLAGVSVLSTSGELGAKPNIVIRGSTNIDWGNLHGGNSGPLYVIDGIVYDVNAIGTSYTNNNGVNNATNDPLSLINPNDIESIDVLKDASAAAIYGARGGNGVIIVKTKSAKRGKPQVTLSAYTGITTAPNFINVTTGAAERALKLKLLESQLPYNSIEQGLIPAALTDSLNSAFNNDVDWQGLLVRSSAIVNSQDVSIAGFSGTTSYRLSFNHYNEQGIINGYSLQKLSPHITLNINPIKGLNITTDLMMSSQTSNHGVGGSNAFLFTSIGQLPSSLLQLSPTQTSVYSGKTHYYDNDKVFAINGSVQVTDTLAHNLTFHSTFGANNYTDDYGYYVPQAINGTLNTAYENDNRSPAWSFENFVQYDKRIKKHHFSVVGGTSLYSNEQYSSSSSAAGISISGIYTVQTVPAGINLNASTSYARKTTESYYARVNYDFDDKYLFMASVRRDASSIYSPEYRWGTFPAFSAGWIASDEHFFEPIKKVVSFFKIRASYGIDGKDPGTWYAKYQSLYNDASYLYGTNGTVNQNATLGGIPSTYNGTTVDSPFPYGNNFFNTGVKASSTVRWERDPQTDVGADIELFDNRVSFTVDWYQKDADNIFFSDIPAQVYSGYEYYSGNYVNVRNRGLEFATNINVLGNKSAFKWNFNFNISYNNNFVTKLPDGDRDFFFGPSFLQQSLTLGEPLFNYKVWRTNGVYATNAQVPTDPTTGKKETFNGVTLQAGDPRYIDMNGDYNITNDDKVDYGNPNPKLTGGLGSNFSYKRFTFSFFFSYMFGRKVLNGGFSDALNSTKGVGSWGALAGVSALTGSLSDFWQVPGDVSKYARLVYPTYTGTDPWDISTDYFVESGDFIKLKNASLGYDLPTRWIEHLGMKRLNVYLMGENLWMWKKSKDLADPELADPTTGLVNVVYPTAAKFTLGVNIDF from the coding sequence ATGAGTAAAATTTTACTATTCCTCATGCTTTGTTGCATTTTTCAATTCTCTTTAAATCCTGCTTACGCTCAAAATACGGCTGTGCGAAGCGGGCAGGTTAAAGACAGTAACGGAAAACCATTAGCAGGAGCAACAGTGTCTGAAAAAGGCATTGTTAACAATGGCGTTATTACCGATGAGGCCGGAAATTTCCGTATCACGCTAAAAGGTAATTCAAACACAATTATCATTAGCTGTATTAGTTACAAGCGGCAGGAAATTAAGATCGGCACTACACCCGAGATCATTTTTATGCAGAGTGATGATCGTGCATTAAATGATGTGGTGGTGGTAGGTTACCAAAGTCAGAAGCGGCGCGATGTCACGGCCGCGGTATCATCCCTGAAAGGCAGCGTAATTGCCGATATTCCCGAATCCAGCTTTGATAATATGTTACAGGGGCGGCTTGCAGGTGTAAGCGTATTATCAACCAGCGGCGAGTTGGGTGCCAAACCCAATATAGTTATCCGTGGCAGCACTAATATCGATTGGGGCAATCTTCATGGCGGTAACTCTGGGCCATTATATGTAATTGACGGCATAGTTTACGATGTAAATGCTATTGGTACATCCTATACAAATAACAATGGGGTTAATAATGCTACTAATGATCCACTAAGCCTGATCAACCCAAATGACATTGAATCCATCGATGTACTGAAGGATGCATCAGCAGCAGCTATATATGGTGCCAGGGGTGGTAATGGTGTTATTATCGTAAAAACAAAAAGTGCCAAGCGTGGAAAACCTCAGGTAACATTATCTGCCTATACAGGTATCACTACTGCTCCAAACTTTATAAATGTAACTACCGGTGCGGCCGAAAGGGCATTAAAGCTTAAATTATTAGAGAGTCAACTTCCTTATAATAGTATTGAGCAAGGGCTGATACCAGCAGCGCTAACCGATAGTTTAAATTCAGCATTTAATAATGATGTTGACTGGCAAGGCCTGCTGGTACGCAGCAGCGCGATAGTAAATAGCCAGGACGTAAGTATAGCTGGTTTTTCGGGTACTACTTCATACCGCTTGTCATTTAACCATTATAATGAGCAGGGGATTATAAACGGCTATAGTTTACAGAAACTGTCGCCGCATATTACACTGAACATTAACCCTATAAAGGGATTAAATATCACAACCGACCTGATGATGAGTTCTCAAACCTCAAATCATGGGGTTGGGGGTTCAAACGCATTCTTGTTTACCAGTATAGGGCAGTTGCCAAGCTCTCTGTTGCAGCTAAGTCCTACCCAAACCAGTGTTTATAGCGGGAAAACACATTATTATGATAATGATAAGGTCTTCGCGATAAACGGATCTGTGCAGGTGACCGATACATTGGCTCATAACTTAACTTTTCACAGCACATTTGGCGCTAATAATTATACTGACGATTATGGTTATTATGTTCCGCAGGCTATTAACGGTACGCTTAACACCGCTTATGAAAACGATAACCGCAGTCCGGCCTGGTCATTTGAAAATTTTGTTCAATATGATAAACGTATCAAAAAACACCATTTCAGTGTAGTTGGCGGTACATCACTATACAGTAACGAGCAGTATTCATCATCTTCATCTGCCGCCGGTATTAGTATATCAGGTATTTATACAGTGCAGACCGTTCCGGCAGGTATTAATTTAAATGCAAGTACCTCATACGCCAGAAAGACAACAGAATCATATTACGCCCGCGTTAACTATGACTTTGATGATAAATATCTTTTTATGGCGAGTGTTCGGCGTGACGCAAGTTCAATTTATAGTCCAGAGTACCGTTGGGGCACCTTCCCCGCCTTCTCTGCTGGCTGGATAGCCTCCGATGAACATTTCTTTGAGCCAATTAAAAAAGTAGTTAGCTTTTTCAAGATCCGTGCAAGTTATGGTATTGATGGTAAGGACCCGGGTACCTGGTATGCCAAGTATCAATCTCTGTATAATGATGCCAGCTACCTTTATGGTACAAACGGAACGGTTAACCAAAATGCCACACTGGGCGGTATTCCGTCTACGTACAACGGTACTACAGTTGATTCTCCTTTTCCATATGGTAACAATTTCTTTAATACGGGTGTTAAAGCAAGTAGTACGGTTAGGTGGGAAAGAGATCCGCAGACTGATGTAGGTGCCGATATAGAGCTATTTGATAACCGTGTTAGCTTTACTGTTGACTGGTACCAGAAAGATGCTGATAATATATTCTTCTCTGATATCCCTGCGCAGGTGTATAGCGGCTATGAGTATTACTCAGGCAACTATGTAAATGTGCGCAACCGCGGGCTTGAGTTTGCCACAAATATTAATGTGCTCGGCAATAAATCAGCCTTTAAATGGAACTTTAATTTTAATATCTCCTACAATAACAACTTTGTAACTAAACTGCCTGATGGCGACAGGGACTTCTTCTTTGGTCCATCGTTTCTGCAGCAATCACTCACCCTTGGCGAACCTTTGTTTAATTATAAAGTTTGGCGAACAAATGGGGTATATGCCACCAACGCACAGGTTCCAACCGATCCAACTACAGGTAAAAAGGAAACCTTTAATGGTGTTACACTGCAAGCTGGCGACCCGAGATATATTGACATGAATGGCGATTATAACATCACCAATGATGATAAGGTTGATTATGGCAACCCCAATCCAAAGTTGACAGGTGGCCTGGGGAGTAACTTTAGCTATAAGAGATTTACCTTCAGTTTCTTCTTCTCTTATATGTTTGGGCGTAAGGTATTAAACGGAGGTTTCTCAGATGCGCTTAACAGTACTAAGGGGGTAGGAAGCTGGGGAGCCCTGGCAGGCGTTTCTGCCCTAACAGGTTCACTTAGCGATTTCTGGCAGGTACCGGGTGATGTATCTAAATATGCCCGTTTGGTATACCCAACCTATACAGGTACCGACCCATGGGATATCAGTACCGATTACTTTGTTGAAAGCGGCGACTTTATTAAGCTGAAGAACGCATCGTTAGGCTATGACTTGCCTACCCGCTGGATAGAGCATTTGGGTATGAAAAGGCTGAATGTTTACCTGATGGGTGAAAACCTGTGGATGTGGAAAAAATCAAAAGACCTGGCCGATCCTGAATTAGCTGATCCTACAACAGGTTTGGTTAATGTGGTGTATCCAACAGCCGCAAAATTTACACTTGGCGTAAACATTGATTTTTAA
- a CDS encoding RagB/SusD family nutrient uptake outer membrane protein — MKAKHIILSLALISLLFASCKKFLDQQPVSTSTDETSWQSDGDANSAVASIYGLIRSAFNTSLAVYGYGDLPTNEFSLSQNASWQNVYTFNWGVAVDPVVNIDDPMLKLRLFTNYYTAIAQSNRCLSFISAMPVTDFTGTSTADQTAEKNKYLGEAYFTRAYMYFNMCRIWGSVPLVLSNTDATTTAQIAKSPQDTILNHVISDINIAIKYLPAINEGSADRNYRADKGVAYALLAHVYAWQGKYDQCNAACDQVINSGNYTLTSPSTFTSIYKGQSSESIFEIAQNTVSESTIANAPYSLSGLTLTAPYITGFTGLPIWEINNTLVTTLYSDTNDVRYKNCFIRVSSGSTNIYMCTKYTNIQNVNNNATYQVSLNNMVIFRLADIMLLKAEALCAKSAPDYAGALTIVNTIRTNRNAAPLTGVTGANTLQTVTDERGRELFLEGSRFYDLVRLERLNHEQQFDGISTAEFAAGKYYWPIDPSLFTLNPKLAQTSFWVGKVN; from the coding sequence ATGAAAGCTAAACATATTATACTATCACTGGCACTGATTTCCCTGTTATTCGCATCCTGTAAAAAGTTTCTGGATCAGCAGCCTGTCAGCACTTCAACCGATGAAACCAGCTGGCAATCCGATGGCGATGCCAACTCTGCAGTCGCCTCAATTTATGGGTTGATCAGATCAGCCTTTAACACATCCTTAGCCGTATACGGTTATGGCGATTTGCCTACAAATGAGTTTTCCTTATCTCAGAATGCTTCATGGCAAAACGTATATACGTTTAACTGGGGTGTAGCTGTTGACCCCGTGGTGAATATTGATGACCCAATGCTGAAGTTAAGGTTATTCACCAACTATTATACAGCTATAGCGCAAAGCAACAGGTGCCTTAGTTTTATTTCGGCAATGCCGGTTACTGACTTTACCGGTACCTCAACAGCCGACCAAACTGCCGAGAAAAACAAATATCTGGGCGAAGCCTACTTTACAAGGGCATACATGTATTTTAATATGTGCCGTATATGGGGTTCAGTTCCGTTGGTTTTAAGTAATACTGATGCTACTACTACCGCGCAAATTGCCAAATCTCCGCAGGATACTATTCTAAATCATGTAATATCAGATATTAACATAGCCATTAAATACCTGCCGGCTATTAACGAAGGATCAGCCGACAGGAATTACCGTGCCGACAAAGGTGTTGCTTACGCGCTGCTGGCTCATGTTTACGCATGGCAGGGAAAATATGACCAGTGCAATGCAGCCTGCGACCAGGTAATAAACTCGGGTAATTATACTTTAACAAGCCCGTCAACATTTACCAGTATCTATAAAGGGCAATCATCAGAAAGCATATTTGAGATCGCGCAGAACACCGTTTCAGAAAGTACTATAGCAAATGCACCTTATTCATTGTCGGGCTTAACGCTTACAGCTCCATACATTACCGGTTTTACAGGCTTACCTATATGGGAGATAAATAACACATTGGTAACAACACTGTATTCAGATACCAATGATGTGCGATATAAAAATTGTTTTATACGAGTATCCAGTGGTAGTACAAATATTTACATGTGTACAAAGTATACCAACATACAAAATGTAAATAATAACGCCACTTACCAGGTATCCTTAAATAACATGGTCATATTCAGGCTGGCTGATATTATGCTTTTAAAAGCCGAAGCGCTATGTGCTAAATCGGCTCCTGATTATGCCGGTGCCTTAACCATAGTTAATACTATTCGCACGAACAGAAATGCCGCTCCGCTTACCGGTGTTACCGGCGCCAACACACTGCAAACAGTAACTGATGAGCGCGGTCGTGAATTGTTTTTAGAAGGTAGTAGATTTTACGACCTGGTTAGGCTGGAGCGCCTTAATCACGAACAGCAGTTTGACGGAATAAGCACCGCCGAGTTTGCCGCGGGAAAATACTACTGGCCAATTGACCCATCATTGTTTACACTGAACCCGAAACTTGCTCAAACTTCCTTCTGGGTAGGAAAAGTTAACTAA
- a CDS encoding LacI family DNA-binding transcriptional regulator, which yields MGEINIKKLACELNLSAATVSRALRDSHEISSETKARVLEMAKKLNYEPNPFASNLRGQKSKTIAVIVPEIANNFFSLAINGIEEVARERDYHVLIYQTHESSAIETSFLNRLLSGRVDGVLISLACENVDKEHFKKISNQLPVVFFDRVHDDIEGVKITTDDYESAYNAVQHLIENGCKKIGYLLALNALSTGKKRLQGYLDALKDNNFPDDGNLIMKNGANNDENYALIKNFIVEQKPDGILSSIEELAMPCYYACKELNLSIPADLKLISFSNLAHAQLLNPSLTTINQPAFEIGVEAAGILFKIFNKRWYEPNQTIILKSNLIKRESTRAIA from the coding sequence ATGGGGGAAATAAACATAAAAAAACTTGCTTGCGAGCTGAATTTATCGGCGGCAACTGTTTCAAGGGCGCTGCGCGATAGTCATGAGATCAGCAGTGAAACCAAGGCCAGGGTACTTGAAATGGCCAAAAAACTTAACTATGAACCCAATCCGTTTGCCAGCAACCTGCGGGGGCAAAAAAGTAAAACAATTGCAGTAATAGTACCCGAGATTGCCAATAACTTTTTTTCACTGGCTATTAACGGTATTGAAGAAGTGGCACGTGAGCGGGACTATCATGTATTGATTTACCAAACGCACGAGAGCAGCGCAATTGAAACATCTTTTCTTAACCGCCTTTTAAGCGGGCGCGTTGATGGCGTTTTAATATCCCTTGCCTGTGAAAATGTAGATAAAGAGCATTTTAAAAAGATAAGCAACCAGCTACCAGTAGTTTTTTTTGACCGGGTGCATGATGATATTGAAGGGGTAAAAATTACTACCGACGATTATGAAAGCGCCTATAATGCCGTACAACATCTTATTGAAAACGGCTGTAAAAAAATAGGGTATTTATTAGCCCTTAACGCTTTATCAACCGGCAAAAAGCGGCTGCAAGGTTACCTTGATGCCTTAAAAGACAATAATTTTCCGGATGACGGGAATTTAATTATGAAAAATGGTGCAAACAATGATGAAAACTACGCGCTTATCAAAAATTTTATTGTTGAACAAAAACCCGATGGCATATTATCTTCTATTGAGGAACTTGCCATGCCTTGTTATTATGCCTGTAAAGAACTGAACTTAAGTATACCTGCTGATTTAAAACTCATTAGCTTTTCAAACCTTGCTCATGCCCAACTGCTTAACCCATCGCTTACTACCATTAACCAGCCTGCTTTTGAAATAGGCGTGGAAGCAGCAGGCATTTTATTCAAAATATTTAATAAACGATGGTACGAGCCTAATCAAACCATTATTCTCAAATCTAATCTAATAAAAAGAGAATCAACAAGGGCAATCGCTTAA
- a CDS encoding SusC/RagA family TonB-linked outer membrane protein, which translates to MARYLFGILSVLLLFCFSNALAQTGVVKGTVKDAQGSPLPGVTIQVKGTNKSTSTDVAGKFSIDAAKGSVLQFRFIGYQSIEATVGNDGPVNVTLTEGQKTLNDVVVIGYGTTTKKELTSAITTVKAENFNTGVVATPADLLEGKVAGLNITNDGNPNGTATVTLRGPSTLRTGAASSPFYVIDGVPDADFSLVAPSDIVSIDVLKDASAAAIYGSRATNGVIIVTTKKGKAGQSYLTYNAYAGIEKIANQFQVATASQLKAFLAKTGQSLTPANDNGTTNWEDEIERSSGFSQNHNLSFGGGTDKTVFGGSINYLEDQGIVKTSGLNRFIGRLNVSHKALNDKLKLDFSLSNSITNQDLIVNDIPLYSANGANPNVFRAAVQALPTRAVYNADGSFYNDPTLVLGYNPLGLLETNTYNQKVNLLLANAKAELQLPFGVLYNLNLAYQDRNTTGNVYLNSASELAQNLGGVATRSQDEDTKKLFENYLSYAHKWSGKHDFKVLFGYSFDQTETGNGFQSSNENFVSDATSYHNLALGTAPAGYVPNYGSFSDETLRLISFYSRINYSYEGKYIFQASIRRDGSNAFGANNQWGYFPAVSGAWRIIDESFMKDQNLFDDLKLRVGYGKTGNSLGFDAYTPLTQYGTTGSFYYNGNWIGAIGPTQNPNPNLKWETTATLNLGVDFSLLKGRLSGTVDVYDKKTTNMIYSVPVSTVTYLVSTLTANVGSMDNKGIEIGLNGTPIKSRDFTWDSYGNISFNKNMITSLGNDISKIYAGDPEGPGQSGTTVSIIQAGYPLGEFYTLKYIGLVNGVSTYMGADGKPTTTPTSTDRTYAGNAQPTYIFGWGNTLTYKKFSLNFFFRGQGGNKIMDASLADFNTPYSATTHNVPVITLSEPVTDVNANLYSTRYLESGTFVRLSNATLSYKFKVPGNYIHGIRIYTTATNVFIITKYKGVDPELNLSLNNQASGQFIGVDANNYYPKTRTFLAGLQVDL; encoded by the coding sequence ATGGCAAGATATCTCTTCGGAATCTTGTCCGTGTTACTGCTCTTTTGCTTTAGCAATGCCCTGGCGCAAACCGGCGTTGTTAAAGGCACTGTAAAAGATGCACAAGGCAGCCCGCTGCCAGGTGTAACCATACAGGTAAAGGGTACAAACAAATCAACATCAACTGATGTTGCCGGGAAATTTTCTATTGACGCTGCAAAAGGGAGCGTATTGCAGTTTCGTTTTATTGGCTATCAATCAATAGAAGCAACTGTAGGGAATGACGGCCCGGTTAATGTAACGCTTACTGAAGGTCAGAAAACCCTTAATGATGTGGTGGTAATAGGTTACGGCACCACAACTAAAAAAGAACTGACAAGCGCAATTACAACCGTTAAAGCAGAAAACTTTAATACGGGTGTAGTGGCCACACCAGCCGACCTGCTGGAAGGTAAAGTAGCGGGCCTTAACATCACAAATGATGGTAACCCTAACGGAACAGCAACGGTAACCTTAAGAGGGCCTTCAACTTTGCGTACCGGGGCGGCATCATCACCGTTCTATGTTATTGATGGTGTGCCTGATGCTGATTTTAGCCTTGTTGCACCGTCAGACATTGTTTCTATCGATGTTTTAAAAGATGCTTCGGCAGCGGCAATTTATGGTAGCAGGGCTACTAACGGGGTTATTATCGTTACCACAAAAAAAGGCAAAGCCGGGCAGTCATATTTAACCTATAATGCCTATGCAGGTATCGAGAAAATAGCTAACCAGTTCCAGGTGGCAACTGCTTCTCAATTAAAGGCATTTTTAGCAAAAACTGGCCAAAGCCTTACTCCGGCTAATGATAACGGTACTACTAACTGGGAAGATGAAATTGAGCGCAGCAGCGGATTTTCTCAAAATCATAACCTGTCATTTGGCGGTGGTACCGATAAGACCGTATTTGGCGGTAGTATTAACTATCTTGAAGATCAGGGTATAGTTAAAACCAGCGGTTTAAACAGGTTTATCGGAAGGTTAAATGTATCACACAAAGCCTTAAATGATAAATTGAAATTAGATTTCTCTTTAAGCAACTCCATAACCAATCAGGATCTTATCGTTAATGATATTCCGTTATACAGTGCAAATGGCGCTAACCCTAACGTTTTCAGGGCTGCTGTGCAAGCGCTTCCAACCCGTGCCGTTTACAATGCCGATGGTAGTTTTTATAACGATCCTACTTTAGTATTAGGCTATAACCCCTTAGGTTTGCTGGAAACTAATACCTACAATCAAAAAGTTAACCTTTTACTGGCTAATGCCAAAGCCGAATTGCAATTACCTTTTGGCGTATTATATAACTTAAATTTAGCTTATCAGGATAGGAACACAACAGGTAATGTTTACCTTAATTCAGCATCAGAGCTGGCCCAGAATCTGGGAGGTGTAGCTACCCGCTCGCAGGATGAGGATACCAAAAAACTATTTGAAAACTACCTGAGCTATGCGCATAAATGGAGTGGCAAGCACGACTTTAAAGTCCTGTTTGGTTACTCCTTCGATCAAACTGAAACAGGTAACGGCTTTCAATCAAGCAACGAAAACTTTGTTTCTGATGCCACCAGTTATCATAACCTTGCTTTAGGTACAGCACCTGCGGGTTATGTTCCTAATTATGGGAGTTTCTCGGATGAAACATTGCGTTTGATCTCCTTCTATTCTCGTATAAATTATAGCTATGAGGGCAAATATATATTCCAGGCATCTATTCGTCGTGATGGTTCAAATGCATTTGGCGCTAATAATCAATGGGGTTATTTCCCGGCAGTATCAGGCGCATGGCGGATTATTGATGAATCCTTCATGAAGGATCAAAACCTGTTTGATGACCTTAAACTGCGTGTAGGTTATGGTAAAACAGGTAACTCACTCGGTTTTGATGCTTATACACCTTTAACCCAATATGGTACTACCGGTTCATTTTATTATAATGGCAACTGGATAGGCGCTATTGGCCCTACCCAAAATCCGAATCCAAATTTGAAGTGGGAAACTACCGCGACACTGAACTTAGGTGTTGACTTCTCATTGTTGAAAGGCCGCTTAAGTGGTACTGTTGATGTGTACGATAAAAAGACCACTAACATGATCTATTCTGTCCCCGTTTCAACAGTTACTTATTTAGTGAGTACTTTAACAGCTAATGTTGGTAGCATGGACAATAAGGGTATTGAAATTGGCTTGAACGGTACTCCAATAAAATCGAGAGATTTTACATGGGATAGCTATGGAAACATATCCTTTAATAAAAACATGATCACCTCGCTGGGTAATGATATATCAAAAATTTATGCCGGTGATCCCGAAGGGCCGGGCCAAAGCGGCACCACAGTTTCAATTATACAGGCAGGTTATCCACTTGGCGAATTTTACACGTTGAAATATATCGGCCTGGTTAACGGTGTATCTACCTATATGGGAGCCGATGGTAAACCAACCACTACGCCAACCAGTACCGATCGTACTTATGCTGGTAACGCGCAGCCAACTTACATATTCGGTTGGGGAAATACACTTACTTATAAAAAGTTCAGCTTAAACTTCTTCTTCCGCGGTCAGGGAGGGAATAAGATAATGGATGCTTCGCTGGCAGACTTTAATACCCCTTATTCAGCCACTACGCATAACGTGCCGGTAATTACTTTAAGTGAACCTGTTACCGATGTAAATGCTAACTTATACTCTACACGTTATTTGGAAAGCGGAACGTTTGTTAGGTTGAGTAATGCAACACTATCATACAAATTTAAAGTGCCGGGCAATTATATACATGGTATCCGTATTTATACAACGGCCACCAATGTGTTTATAATTACCAAATACAAAGGTGTTGATCCGGAATTGAATCTGAGTCTTAACAATCAGGCAAGCGGGCAATTTATTGGTGTTGATGCCAATAATTATTATCCGAAAACGCGCACATTCCTTGCCGGCTTACAAGTAGACTTATAA
- a CDS encoding RagB/SusD family nutrient uptake outer membrane protein, producing MKRFKLYIFLSLVALSTAAVYLSGCTKLNVTPVSTLTPANFPTTPAQFVAATGPIYTAFAADAPGRQWWLVENLSTDMETLVARGGNWYDGAIYSQLSLHTYTADNGNLETLWSWGFTTISTCNQVLSLFNSVPASASKTQTIAEIKTMRALSYYFMMDNFGNVPISTTFGDTTNLGTQSRAKIFAFIESELLAQIPNLSSTVGISTYGRPTKYLAYAILAKMYLNAQYYIGTSRYQDCVTMCDNIIQGAQYGLDADYLGMFKPSNGPQIKDFIFAIPYDGVHAPYMYYARWTLHPALQKKYDMPYAPDGPVYTYPQYYAYFNDPNDIRNAQYLTGKQYYNDGTPITITTTNIGLDASYTGSDPSGTVVHQLEFTPNIVFRQPSLYDVGNDELANEEGYRNNKFYPDSLAPTRAQGNDVPLFRYADVLLEKGEAILRGATATNGDSPLSLVNQVRSRAKAAAFTSVTLTTLLEERAREFADEGWRRNDLIRYGMYENAWGIKTDADPNHRIFPVPTPELQLNSKLVQNPGY from the coding sequence ATGAAACGTTTTAAACTATATATATTTCTGAGCCTTGTTGCTCTGAGTACGGCAGCAGTTTACTTGTCGGGCTGTACAAAACTTAATGTAACCCCGGTTTCTACACTTACGCCGGCTAACTTCCCTACCACACCGGCGCAGTTTGTAGCTGCTACAGGGCCTATTTATACTGCATTTGCGGCCGATGCACCTGGCAGGCAATGGTGGCTGGTTGAAAATTTAAGTACCGATATGGAAACACTGGTAGCCCGTGGCGGTAACTGGTATGATGGGGCCATCTATTCACAGCTCAGCCTTCATACCTATACTGCTGATAACGGCAACCTTGAAACACTATGGAGCTGGGGATTTACAACCATCAGTACCTGTAACCAGGTTTTATCGCTGTTTAATTCAGTGCCTGCCAGTGCCAGTAAAACCCAAACAATTGCCGAGATAAAGACAATGCGGGCCCTCTCATACTATTTCATGATGGATAACTTTGGTAATGTGCCTATATCCACAACATTTGGCGATACTACCAATTTAGGGACTCAATCAAGGGCAAAGATTTTTGCTTTTATTGAAAGCGAATTATTGGCCCAGATCCCGAATCTGAGCAGTACGGTAGGGATTTCAACTTATGGCAGGCCTACCAAGTACCTGGCTTATGCCATATTAGCAAAAATGTACCTGAATGCCCAGTATTACATAGGCACCTCCCGCTACCAGGATTGTGTTACCATGTGCGATAACATTATACAAGGTGCACAGTATGGTTTAGATGCCGATTATTTAGGAATGTTTAAGCCTAGTAACGGCCCGCAAATAAAGGACTTTATATTTGCCATACCTTATGATGGCGTGCATGCCCCATATATGTACTATGCCCGCTGGACTTTACACCCGGCCCTGCAAAAGAAATATGATATGCCTTATGCTCCTGATGGGCCGGTATATACCTATCCGCAGTATTACGCTTATTTTAATGACCCTAATGATATCCGTAATGCCCAATATCTTACCGGAAAACAATATTACAATGATGGTACCCCTATTACTATAACAACTACAAATATTGGCCTTGATGCCAGCTATACCGGCTCTGACCCTAGCGGCACTGTAGTACACCAGTTAGAGTTTACGCCGAACATCGTTTTCAGGCAACCATCATTGTATGATGTTGGTAACGATGAGCTGGCTAATGAGGAAGGTTACCGTAATAACAAATTCTATCCGGATAGCCTTGCACCTACACGTGCTCAGGGTAATGATGTACCGCTTTTCAGGTATGCTGATGTTTTATTGGAAAAAGGTGAAGCAATATTGCGTGGTGCAACTGCTACCAATGGCGATTCTCCACTGTCATTAGTTAATCAGGTGCGTTCACGTGCAAAGGCTGCTGCTTTTACATCCGTAACATTAACAACCCTGCTTGAAGAACGCGCAAGAGAATTTGCTGATGAAGGCTGGCGCAGGAATGATTTGATCAGATACGGAATGTATGAAAATGCATGGGGTATAAAAACAGATGCAGACCCCAATCACCGTATCTTCCCCGTACCAACGCCTGAGTTGCAGTTAAATAGCAAACTGGTGCAAAACCCCGGTTATTAA